A region from the Aegilops tauschii subsp. strangulata cultivar AL8/78 chromosome 5, Aet v6.0, whole genome shotgun sequence genome encodes:
- the LOC109768773 gene encoding uncharacterized protein, translating into MPIPEEHQWSHNLFISSALPVAARGSKGLIFEDGPGFESAFKLFHGQDGIVPLSGRSYVPDENRSEITDVNPEPALPFNPFAARAATISLSAFGPFGFNFYNGKGKKQNKKPNNLDQSHKKPNKPDQNSMKARGRSWSDSRGAVEVASHGGRVGQCKVVRSEARLRRQAGRGRRRSGATDGGAGTGW; encoded by the exons ATGCCCATTCCTGAGGAACATCAATGGAGCCACAACCTTTTCATTTCTTCTGCTTTGCCTGTAGCT GCTCGGGGAAGCAAGGGCCTGATCTTTGAGGATGGACCAGGCTTTGAGTCGGCATTCAAGCTTTTCCATGGACAGGATGGGATAGTTCCCCTTTCAGGAAGATCATATGTGCCTGATGAGAACCGTAGTGAGATCACTGATGTCAATCCTGAACCTGCTCTGCCCTTTAATCCATTTGCTGCAAGAGCCGCTACCATAAGTCTATCAGCATTTGGACCATTCGGGTTTAACTTCTATAATGGCAAGGGAAAAAAGCAGAACAAGAAGCCCAACAATCTAGACCAGTCACACAAGAAGCCCAACAAGCCAGATCAGAATTCCATGAAA GCAAGAGGCAGAAGCTGGAGCGACAGCCGTGGTGCCGTGGAAGTGGCGAGTCATGGAGGCAGAGTTGGTCAGTGCAAAGTTGTGCGAAGCGAAGCCAGGCTACGCAGACAAGCAGGCCGAGGGCGAAGGCGGTCGGGTGCCACAGATGGAGGCGCTGGGACAGGGTGGTGA
- the LOC109768772 gene encoding uncharacterized protein, whose amino-acid sequence MYHQQLSYCITQFVEKDCRLPYTVIKGLLKYWPIRNSTKEVMCLGELEEILEATQPAEFQKCMVPLFRQIAGCLNNSHFQKIVLGMAVNRGCYIGQSQSLNISMGQVNSEKLTSLHFHAWCKVIMALCLSESHDKAFNQSYLYVSAAFQVEEERVLQILYTRLFPTRVRRRGSLSNITGMRITHE is encoded by the exons ATGTACCACCAACAGTTGTCTTACTGTATTACCCAGTTTGTCGAAAAAGATTGCAGGCTTCCATACACAGTTATCAAGGGCCTACTGAAATATTGGCCCATCAGAAACAGCACCAAGGAGGTGATGTGTTTGGGAGAGTTGGAAGAGATACTAGAAGCTACACAGCCTGCGGAGTTTCAGAAATGCATGGTTCCTCTTTTCCGCCAGATTGCAGGTTGTCTGAATAATTCTCACTTTCAG AAAATTGTTCTTGGCATGGCTGTCAATCGTGGCTGCTACATTGGTCAAAGCCAGAGCCTTAATATCAGCATGGGTCAAGTCAACTCCGAGAAGCTAACTTCACTGCACTTCCACGCCTGGTGCAAG GTCATTATGGCGCTATGCTTGAGCGAGTCACATGATAAGGCGTTTAACCAAAGCTATCTATATGT GAGCGCTGCCTTTCAAGTAGAAGAAGAGAGAGTGTTACAAATACTTTACACAAGGCTTTTCCCTACAAGAGTCCGGAGGCGGGGGAGCCTCTCAAACATCACCGGCATGCGGATTACTCACGAATGA